The window ACTCCACCACGGCGTCGACGCCGACGCCGTCGGTGCGGTCCTTGAGGTAGGCGGGCACGTCGAGCGAAGTGGGATCGAGAACCTCGCCCACGTCGAGGGCGCGGGCGAGTTCGGCGCGGTACGGGTTGACCTCGGAGATGAAGACGGAGGCGCCGAGGGCCGAGGAGTAGAGGGCGGCGAGGGCGCCGATGGGCCCCGCTCCGGTGATCAGCACGGTGTCGCCGGGGCGCACCTGCGCGGTGTCGACGCCGTAGGCCGCGACGGCGCCGGGTTCGACGAGCGCGCCCTGCAGGTCGGTCACCGCATCCGGGAGCACGCTGACGTGGGTCGCCGGCACGACGGCGAGCTCGGCGATGCCGCCCCAGGCGAAGCTCAGGCCGATGCAGGCCATGCGCTGGCAGAGGTGGTTGAGGGCGCGGCGGCAGTAGTAGCAGGTGCCGCAGGAGAGCAGGGGCATCACCGAGACGCGGTCGCCCGCCCGCACGTTCGTGACGCCGGCGCCGACCTCGACGACCTCGGCCGAGAACTCGTGGCCGAGGATCTGCGGGGCGGTGGCCCCCGTGAGCGCGTGCGGCGTGGCCGGGATGACGATCGGGCCCATCGCGTACTCGTGCAGGTCGGTGCCGCAGACTCCGCACCAGAAGGGGCGGAGGAGCACCTCACCGGGGCCGGCGCCGTTCGGCTCGGCCACCTCTTCGACCCGGATGTCCTGTGCGGCGTGGAAGACGGCTGCCCGCATCCTCAGCTCCTTTGCGTCGTCGGAAAGTTCATCATCACTGTACACACCGGGGGCGAAGTTGCGCCAACCGCTAGCGATGCAGGCCTCTGTTAAGCGAGGCTGTTCAGTGACACTACCCGAAACAGAGGAGTCGACGATGACCTTCGTCCTGGACGGCGTGCACCACGTCGGCATCACGGTTCGCGATCTCGAGGCGTCCCGCGCCTGGTACAGCGACATGTTCGGCCTGACCCCCGGGCCGGTGAACCACGGGGCGGGGCCCGAGCTCGCCCGGGGCGTGCAGGTTCCGGATGCACGGCTGACCTTCTCGATGCTCACCGTCGGCTCGACCCGGATCGAGTTCCTCGAGTACCAAGAGCCCGTGGGCGAAGAATTCGACC of the Herbiconiux flava genome contains:
- a CDS encoding 2,3-butanediol dehydrogenase: MRAAVFHAAQDIRVEEVAEPNGAGPGEVLLRPFWCGVCGTDLHEYAMGPIVIPATPHALTGATAPQILGHEFSAEVVEVGAGVTNVRAGDRVSVMPLLSCGTCYYCRRALNHLCQRMACIGLSFAWGGIAELAVVPATHVSVLPDAVTDLQGALVEPGAVAAYGVDTAQVRPGDTVLITGAGPIGALAALYSSALGASVFISEVNPYRAELARALDVGEVLDPTSLDVPAYLKDRTDGVGVDAVVECSGNERALQAALASVRSAGRISQTGLHTKAASIDPMVLSEHDITLAGTWCYPVTDWPRIIDLIARGRYPVEKVVTAQVQMDDVVQGFETLLSPRGDQVKVLIQAGKGSR
- a CDS encoding VOC family protein, producing MTFVLDGVHHVGITVRDLEASRAWYSDMFGLTPGPVNHGAGPELARGVQVPDARLTFSMLTVGSTRIEFLEYQEPVGEEFDRRNCDVGAAHVCFEVDDLDVAVEELTAKGAVFSSPPNTIDEGPLAGSRWAYFRDPDGIQLELWQSPR